In Tursiops truncatus isolate mTurTru1 chromosome 10, mTurTru1.mat.Y, whole genome shotgun sequence, the sequence CCTATGGAATCAGAAATGGGaagtggggcccaggaatcttcaTGTTGGTGCAGGGGTGTATGAAGCTGTGAACacactttataaaatattggttgcAAAAACTGAAGGGGGTGCTATGATACATTTGAGGATAATTTCCACCCCACACTGTTAAAGTTTTACAAAGGCTCTGCTTAAAGTAGTATCTTAGTTAGCTAGAGAATATTTCTACTGTgaacgactctttttgaatattGTAGTTAGTTGAGGTTTGCTGTTAAaggtgtataatcttttttaaaggtttgcctgtttaatttttgtgtgtttcttagTTACTGTAGGTTTATGGCAACCATGTAAttgacttggttttttttttatattttttttcagttttttttgacatctttattggagtataattgctttacaatggtgtgttagtttctgctttataacaaagtgaatcagctatacatacacatatatccccatatctccttcctcttgcaaaTGACTTGTTTTTAAATCAAACAAAATTCCCTCCCTAAAGGTTGTGGTAACATTGTTTTTATGTTCTAGTAGGGTTATAtagaaattctttaaaagatCAAGATCATTTCCTTGACATTCTTCGCCACAATAGTGCATGTGGTACTTTTTTCTTGACACTTGAACTTTTATAAATTTGGGGATACCAAGAAGGATTGTATGCTGACTTTGCCTCCCCATGTGGTGAGGAGTAAGTGATGTAGGTGTGGAAATTGAAGAGCCatgatgtctgtttttgtactgAAAAACATTTGGAAAGAGGATTGCAGGGgtcattaggaaaaataatttaggtTCTTCCTGACCGTGGTATAAAGACAATGAATAGGATACGATGACCTTGATGGTGTTTTGTGCAGCTCTAGCTAGGCGTGACACAAGTGTTTATGATTTGTGTGCCTTATTTTGAGAAACACAGTAGGATTCTACAAAATTAAGGTTGGAGAAATAAATGGGTGTAATTTTGTGTCATACTCTCAGGATTAAATGCATAATCATGTTATAAATTCTGACTGAGTTAATATTAATATTAGCTTGTGTTAAGGTGAGGTTTAGAcatcttaatttacattttattttaaatatagagaatTTTTTGTACCTTTGCATCCAGAGTAGTGTACATCCAGCTTGATAGAACCTCTTAGAAATAGCCTTGTTTACAATTAGAGGATTGAAGATTTGACAGCTCAATAAGAAATGAATTATATGCACTGAGTGGAATTGCAGTACGAAAAGAATCTAGTAAAAATATTCCTGTTGCATTTAAATGGTGCcacataaaaatgatcatttaattCTCCTTTAAACTACATTCAGATCAGAATTTACTTCCTCTCACCCCATCCTATGCTGGGTTCCATCAGGATGTGTTTATTACTATGTTTCTTATAGTACCATCCAAAAAAGATGAAATGCTACTGGGTACAATGCTCTGCTTGAGGGTTCTcagatacaaaaaaatttttgtgttctttttatatcttttatcaaGAATGTTACTACTTGATGTattctggtttggattccttaGTTTTTTCGTATAAATCTTATTTTCCAGCCTCAGTCTGCATTATGGCACAGCATCCTCTTTGTATGCTGCCATATACATAAGCCCCAAACTAAACACAATATGCTGAAAGAAAGGAATGATGAAAATTGGGGAGTACAGAAAGAGCTCTTATCTTTGGTGTAAATTTTCCTGAAGTGCAGTGTACATACAGAAGAGGGCACTTGCTCATTATTCTCCTTGCCCTCACTGTACTTTAGTATTAAATTACCATTTGTCTGCATTGGTTTTCTTCTTAACTGATCATCCCACATTTCATACGCTCttaatcttcttcttcttctttttttttaaaaataattagcagttcaagtttattttttattttttaaaatatttgtttatttggctgtgctgggtcttagttgcgtcatgcgggatcttctttgcagcatgtgggatcttcgttgtggcctgcgggatcttttttttgttgtggcacacaggatcttcagttgaggcacatgggatctttagttatggcatgtgggatctagttccctgactagggattgaacctgggccccctacattgggagcatggagtcttagggAAGTCCTGTCTCCTAATCTTCTTGAAGCACAGCTTTAATGTGGTTCCCGTCTGAACACTACTAGTTGATTCCTTTGCCTGTAAAATAAAATCTAGGTTTTCAACTCGGGTATTTAAGGCCTGGTCTATGTTGAAGGTAGTATGTGTGTAAAGAAAAGATTGAAGAGATTTGATATTTGGTTGCGTAAGGGTATGGAGGATGAAGCAGAGATATCAAAGAACTCCATGCTTTTGAGCTTAGATATGTAAAAGATTATTGATAACCATCCCAGTTAAAAAATACTGTACCGTGATATCTGTGTCTTTTTAACATTATCCCTGGTCTATTTCCCGTTTCCAAAGGCGTACATGGCTTTTTTCCTCTATATAGGTTTAGGCTCTTTTTGGGTTTTGTCGTCATTGCATATTGGTCTTCTCTGAATCTTTACCTCTGCTGGTTCTGTTTCTGATTATTTTGCACCACGGGTGAGGCCACCTCTTCACAGGAATTCTTGCTAATTCCAACCAAAAAACCCCTAGTGATTGTAAAGGCACATTTGGTTTGAATGATTGTTAATGACTTGTAAATTTGCTGACTTCCTTTTTAGGAGGGACCATCAAGACCTGTTCTTGAATACATTGATCTGATCTGTGGTGATGATAAAGAGCGTAGCACCTATCATAGTGATGTAAGTAtattatatttgtgtttcttcagTTGTGTCATTAAGTGCAGTATGTGCTGGAGGTGGCTTGAACTGGCTTGCAAGAATTGTTTGTTAAATTTGAGCTGATTGTTAAAcatagccattattaaaaattcaagtataactcagccataagaaagaatgaaataatgccatttgcagcaacatggatagacctagagattatcatactaagtgaagtaagtcagaaggagaaagacaaacaccatatgataccacttatatatggaatctaaaatatgatacaaatggacttatttacaaaacagaaacagactcacagatatagaaaacaaatttatggttaccgaaggggaaagataggggagggatgaattaggagttagGAATttgcagatacaaactactgtatatgaagtggataaacaacaaggtcctactgtattttgtaataacctataatggaaaagaatgtgaaaaagaatatatataactgaatcactttgctgtacaccagaaactaacataacgttgtaaatcaactatacatcaatttaaaaattgaagtatataaAAACTTAAAGGTAAATAGATTATCATGTTTAAGGTAATAGATGCTCAAAACTCTTCATACCCTAATATCTACACACTTGAGGTTATTTACATCTGTTGTACTGTGTGGTAGGAATATGGTATAACAATGTGCTCCTGAAGGAAGATGGAAGTGTTTACAGCAAGGTAATTGGCAAACGATTGTACAGAGCAGGGCGTgatttattatttgttgattGTCTAAACTGAAGGAAGTGATGGATGAAATGTTAATGCAGATTAAGCCTAAAAACATGTCTCTAACTACTAGGCTCTATGCTATACAAAACATTGAGGAAATCTTGCAGTATTTGAAAACTCTTCATTGAGTCAACAAAGATGTTGATGTTATCATTGATGAATGAGTGGAGTTCTGATATacatctttttttacatttttcttaataatgtaAATGAAAGTATCAACCACTCTTCACACTAGAACTATACTTGTAAATCATATGAGCAACTTTTCTGTTGAATTGGGTGATCATCAAAAGTTCAGTCAGATTTTGTGACCTTATTATTGgctatagaatttaaaaaactgatagtGCATTTTTCAAGAAATAGCAAGTCATATTGAAGTTATAGGTATAAACTGAAAATCAAGGTAAGTATTctagtttaaaattaatttctaaaattatataaagaaatcattAACAGAAGTTTTTACATTAACCCTAAAAGTGTTATCGTGACTTTTACTTacatatgtaaaattatttttcagattttgttCCCTAAAATGCCAAAACGACAGGGtgatttattgcattttttaaatgtgaagaaagtgaaaacaggCACAGAAAGTAACAATAGGAACAAAAACTATTGTGGATTGTCTAAGTCTAAGGAATCAAATTTCAAATATGTTGAACAACCAATCATTGAAGAAAAGCCATCATGTTCatcaaaggaagaaatggataatCTTGTGCTTTCAGATTGTTGGAATGAAAAACAAGCATTTATGTTTACAGAACAGTACAAATGGCTTGAAATAAAAGAAGGTAAATTAGGATGTAAGGATTGCTCAACAGTTCAGCATTTGGGATTGAAAGCAGTAAAGCATGTCCATGTGTCCAAGGAGTGGATTGCATATTTAGTAACCCCTAATGGCAGTAATAAAACTACTAGACAAGCTTCCCTGCGAAAAAAAATTAGGGAACATGATGTTTCTAAAGCCCATGGTAAAATTCAGGATTTGTTAAAGGAATCAATTAATGACTCAGTTTCTAATTTAGTGCAtaaacaaagtaataaaaatattcatgctACTGTGAAAGTTTTCAATACTGTTTATAgtttaataaaacataatagaCCTTTATCTGATATTGAAGGGGCAATGGAATTacaagagaaaaatggagaggTCAGTTGTTTAAATACACGATACAGTGCAACAAGAATAGCAAAGCATattgcaaaagaaatgaagatgacGATATTTAAGAATATTATAGAAGAAAATGCCAAAATCTGTATTGTAATTGATGAGGCATCCACAGTTTCAAAGAAAAGGACCTTCGTGATTTATCTCCAGTGCACAGTTCAATCGGTTCCTGCACCcgctatgttatttgttgctttgaaAGAATTGGTGTCAACCACAGCAGAGTGTATTTTCAATACATTATTGAGTACTTTAAATGATTGTGGTTTCACTAATGAATATTTGAAAGCAAATTTAATTGCATTTTGTTCTGATGGTGCTAATACAGTGCTGGGAAGAAAGTCTGGAGTAGCTACAAAGTTGTTAGAAAATTTTCCTGAAATCATTATTTGGAACTGTTTTAAACCATCGATTGCACTTGTCCCTTGATGAttcaatatctgaaatgaaacaggtgaatcatttaaaaatatttctccataAAATTTATTCTAATTATCATCAATCTAATAAAAATCTAAACAAGCTTTTAGAAAATGTAGCTAAAGATCTTGAAACTGAAATTGTTAAAATTGGCCGGATAATGGGACCAAAATGGGCGGCATGTAGTTTACAAGCTGCTACTGCTGTATGGCGTG encodes:
- the KIAA1586 gene encoding E3 SUMO-protein ligase KIAA1586 homolog isoform X1, with amino-acid sequence MEDPGSEIIECVPPAGPEASESTPEENEDDIQFVSEGPSRPVLEYIDLICGDDKERSTYHSDILFPKMPKRQGDLLHFLNVKKVKTGTESNNRNKNYCGLSKSKESNFKYVEQPIIEEKPSCSSKEEMDNLVLSDCWNEKQAFMFTEQYKWLEIKEDMNMNEL
- the KIAA1586 gene encoding E3 SUMO-protein ligase KIAA1586 homolog isoform X2 → MEDPGSEIIECVPPAGPEASESTPEENEDDIQFVSEGPSRPVLEYIDLICGDDKERSTYHSDILFPKMPKRQGDLLHFLNVKKVKTGTESNNRNKNYCGLSKSKESNFKYVEQPIIEEKPSCSSKEEMDNLVLSDCWNEKQAFMFTEQYKWLEIKEV